The Streptomyces collinus DNA segment GTCAAAGCGGCGCGGTATCGCCATGGGTGACGAAGACAACGCCGGGTCGGCACCCAAGTCGGCCGATCCGGCAGTGGTTTCGTAGGGAGGTTTCCGAGCCCCAGCTCAAGGTGCGGGCGGGCGATGCGCGTTGACGCGTCGCCCGCCCGCGCTGTGTGGGTACACGATCACGCGTGAGCCTTATCTCGCGTGGTGCAATAGGTAACAAAACGGTCTTAATAGGCGCTCGACGTGCGGTTGCCGTGCATCTGGCGTGTATGTTCCGGGGCCGAGAGCCATGGAAGGGACCAAACCGGTGAACAAGAAGCTCGCGGCCGCACTGTCCGGCGGTGCGGTACTGGTACTGGCGCTGTCGGGCTGCGGCGGCGACGACAGCAACGAGAAGCTGGACTCCTGGGCCAAGCAGGTCTGTGACGCCGTACAGCCTCAGGCCAAGAAGATCGAGTCGGCCAATGCCGCGATCCAGAAGGAGACCTCCGACAACAGCACGCCGGAGGACGTCCAGAAGACCGACGCACAGGCCTTCCAGGACATGTCCGACGCCTACAAGGCGATCGGGACCGCCGTGAACAAGGCCGGGGCCCCGGACGTCGAGAACGGCGAGAAGAAGCAGCAGGACGCGGTCAAGGAGCTCAACTCGATCTCCGCCTCGTACGCCTCGCTGAAGAAGCAGGTGGACGGGCTCGACACCAAGGACCAGGGCGAGTTCGCCGACGGCCTGAAGGACATCGCCACCGAGCTGGACAAGCTGAGCCAGAGCGGGAACGACGCCCTCAGGAACCTGGAGGAGGGCGAGGTCGGCCAGGCGATGGCCAAGCAGTCCAGCTGCAACGCGGCCACGGCGTCGGCGGGGGCGACGCAGAGCTGAGGCCCCGAGCGGGCGGGCAGCGCAGTGACGCGGGTGTGACGGCTGAGTCGTAGGTGACCGCCGTGTCCGATGTGCCGTACGGCGCGAACGCGTGCGCATCGCCGCACGGGCACGTGCGCCACCCGCACCGGCGGCCACAATGGGGGCGTGAGTAACGCCAGCCAGTCACCCCTGCCCCCGCTGCCCGCCTCCGACCGTCCCGAAGCCGCCGCCCGGCTCCGGGACGCCCTGCTCGCGGCCTCCTTCACCGCCGACGGACTGCTCGAACTGCTCGGCGCCCCCGCGTACGCGGCACTGGCCCGCAGCGAGACCGTGCCCGCGCTCCGGGCGACCCGCGGGGACACGCCCCTGGAGATGCTCGTCCGGCTGTTCCTGCTCCAGCAGCCCGTGCCGCAAGCGCGCGTTGCGGAGGTCCTGCCCGTGGACGCCTGCCTGGAGAGCGGCTGGCTGGCCCGGGCCGGCGGGGACGAACTCGTCGCGACGGTGGACGTCCGGCCCTACGGCGGTCCCGGCGGCGAGGACTGGTTCATCGTGTCGGACCTCGGCTGCGCGGTCGGCGGCGCCGGCGGGATCGGCCGGCGGGAGGAGGGCGTCGTCCTCGGCGTCGGCGGCGCCTCGATGACCCTCGCGGGCATCACCGTCCGTACGCCCGTCGCCGCCGCGCTCGACCTCGGTACCGGCTCCGGCATCCAGGCCCTGCACGCCGCGCAGCACGCCACGCGGGTGGTGGCCACCGACCTCAACCCGCGTGCCCTGCACATCACCGCCCTGACGCTGGCGCTGTCCGGCACCGCGGCCGCCGACCTGCGCGAGGGCTCCCTCTTCGAGCCCGTGCGAAACGACGAGACGTACGACCTGATCGTCTCCAACCCGCCCTTCGTGATCTCGCCCGGCGCGCGGCTGACCTACCGCGACGGCGGGATGGGCGGGGACGATCTGTGCCGCACGCTCGTTCAACAAGCGGGCGACCGCCTGAGCGAGGGCGGGTTCGCTCAGTTCCTCGCAAACTGGCAGCACGTCGAAGGGGAGGACTGGCAGGACAGGCTCAGGTCCTGGGTGCCCCCGGGCTGCGACGCGTGGATCGTGCAGCGCGAGGTGCAGGACGTCAACCAGTACGCCGAGCTGTGGCTGCGTGACGCGGGCGACCACCAGGGCCACGCGGCGGAGTACCAGGCGCGGTACGACGCATGGCTCGACGAGTTCGAGGCGCGCAAGGTGAAGGCCGTCGGCTTCGGCTGGATCACCCTGCGCAGGACGAATGCCGCCGTGCCCTCGCTGACGGTGGAGGAGTGGCCGCACCCGGTCGAGCAGCCGCTCGGCGACACGATCCGGGCCCACTTCGACCGGCTCGACCACCTGCGCGGCCACGACGACGCCGCGCTGCTCGAAGGGCATTTCCGGCTGGCCGCCGAGATCGTGCAGGAGCAGGTCGGGCTGCCCGGCGCGGAGGACCCCGAGCACGTCGTGCTGCGCCAGCACCGCGGCATGCGCCGGGCGACCCGGGTGGACACGGTCGGTGCGGGCTTCGCGGGCGTGTGCGACGGCACGATGAGCGCGGGCCGCATCCTCGACGCCATCGCCCAGCTGATCGGAGAGGATCCCGTGCTGCTGCGCGACCGCACCCCCGCGCAGATCCGGCTGCTGGTCGAACAGGGGTTCCTGGAGCCGGTCCGCTGAGCGGACCGCCGAGGGGCGGCCTCGGGGTGCCTCGAAGCGGCTCGCCAACAAATTCGAGTCGATTTGGACACCTCGTCCGAGACGGTTCGTGAGGAACCGGACGACCTTGATCCGCCACCGTGTCGCCACGCCGTTCACCTCGGGTTCGCCTGCCCGCCGCCCGCGCGTGTCAGCCTCCCGTGGCTGGGGATGCGCGGACAGGGGAAAAGGGGCGCGGCGGGTCATGGAGAGTGAACCGGCGATCTTCGCGGGAGCGGTGTTCTCCCTGTTCGGAGGCGGGCTGCTGGCGTGGACGGTGACGCGCGTGCGTCAGGACCGGCCCGTCGCCGAAGGTGTGAGGCCGGTCGCGTCGGCGACCTTCGCAGGCCTCGTCGCGGTGCTCGCGCTGGCGGCCGGAACCTGGTGCTTCACACGCCTCTGAGGCCCCCTCCGGAGGCGTGCCCGCGGGTGACCGGGGCGTCGCGCTGCGTGTGAAGGCGGGCCGGCTCCCGCTACGCCGGGCGGCAGGATTGGTGGTAGTCGGGTTACCGTTCGAGTGGCCGTTGCGGGCTTTTCCCGTTTGACACGGGGGCGGGATGTACCGTCACACTCCGCAGCGTCACCACGTACCCAGCCCCGGTAAGCGACTCCGGGGAGGCCCCAGCGTCGACCGGAGAGAAGAGCGAAGTTGTCCCCGACCAGCGAGACCGCGAAGGGCGGCCGCCGACTCGTCATCGTCGAGTCGCCTGCCAAGGCGAAGACGATCAAGGGCTATCTCGGCCCCGGCTACATCGTCGAGGCGAGCGTCGGGCACATCCGCGACCTTCCCAACGGCGCCGCCGAGGTGCCCGAGAAGTACACCGGCGAGGTCCGCCGCCTCGGTGTGGACGTCGAACACGACTTCGCGCCGATCTATGTGGTCAACGCCGACAAGAAGGCGCAGGTCAAGAAGCTCAAGGACCTGCTGAAGGAGTCCGACGAACTCTTCCTCGCCACCGATGAGGACCGCGAGGGCGAGGCCATCGCCTGGCACCTCCAGGAAGTGCTGAAGCCCAAGGTCCCGGTCAAGCGGATGGTCTTCCACGAGATCACCAAGGCCGCGATCCAGGCCGCCGTGGCCAACCCGCGCCAGCTCAACCAGAAGCTCGTCGACGCCCAGGAGACCCGCCGCATCCTCGACCGCCTCTACGGCTACGAGGTCTCGCCGGTCCTGTGGAAGAAGGTCATGCCGCGCCTGTCGGCCGGCCGTGTCCAGTCGGTCGCCACCCGACTCGTGGTGGAGCGGGAACGCGAGCGCATCGCCTTTCGTTCGGCTGAGTACTGGGACCTGACGGGCACCTTCGCGACCGGCCGCGCCGGAGACTCGTCGGACCCGTCGTCGCTGGTCGCGCGCCTGCAGACCGTCGACGGCAGGCGGGTCGCGCAGGGCCGTGACTTCGACTCCCTGGGACAACTGAAGAGCGCGAACACCCTCCACCTCGACGAGGCGAACGCCCGCGCCCTGGCCGCCGCCCTGGAGCAGACGCGGTTCGCCGTCCGCTCGGTCGAGTCCAAGCCGTACCGCCGCTCGCCGTACGCCCCGTTCCGTACGACGACGATGCAGCAGGAGGCCAGCCGCAAGCTCGGCTTCGGTGCGAAGGCCACCATGCAGGTCGCGCAGAAGCTGTACGAGAACGGCTACATCACCTACATGCGTACGGACTCCACGACCCTGAGCGACACGGCGGTCGCCGCCGCCCGCGCCCAGGTCACGCAGCTGTACGGCGCCGACTACCTGCCGCCGCAGCCGAGGACGTACGCCGGGAAGGTCAAGAACGCGCAGGAGGCCCACGAGGCGATCCGCCCCTCGGGTGATCGTTTCCGCACTCCCGCCGAGACCGGACTGACCGGTGACCAGTTCAAGCTGTACGAGCTGATCTGGAAGCGGACCGTCGCCTCCCAGATGAAGGACGCGACCGGCAACAGCGTCACGGTGAAGATCGGCGGCACGGCGGCCGACGGCCGGGACGTCGAGTTCAGCGCGTCCGGCAAGACGATCACCTTCCACGGCTTCCTGAAGGCCTACGTCGAGGGTGCCGACGACCCGAACGCCGAGCTGGACGACCGCGAGCGCCGGCTGCCCCAGGTCTCCGAGGGTGACGCCCTGAGCGCCCAGGAGATCACGGTCGACGGGCACGCCACCAAGCCCCCGGCCCGCTACACCGAGGCCTCCCTGGTCAAGGAGCTGGAAGAGCGCGAGATCGGCCGCCCGTCGACGTACGCGTCGATCATCGGCACGATCCTCGACCGCGGCTACGTGTTCAAGAAGGGCACGGCCCTGGTGCCGTCCTTCCTGTCCTTCGCCGTGGTCAACCTCCTGGAGAAGCACTTCGGGCGGCTCGTCGACTACGACTTCACCGCCAAGATGGAGGACGACCTCGACCGCATCGCCCGCGGTGAGGCGCAGTCTGTGCCGTGGCTGAAGCGGTTCTACTTCGGCGAGGGCACCGCCAGCGGTGGCGCGGCCGACGCCGGCAACGGCGACGGGGACCACCTCGGCGGCCTCAAGGAGCTGGTGACGGACCTGGGCGCGATCGACGCCCGCGAGGTGTCGTCGTTCCCCGTGGGCAACGACATCGTGCTGCGCGTCGGCCGCTACGGGCCGTACATCGAGCGCGGGGAGAAGGACACCGAGCAGCACCAGCGCGCCGACATCCCCGACGACCTGGCGCCCGACGAGCTGACCGTCGACCTCGCGGAGGAGCTGCTCGCCAAGCCGAGTGGCGACTACGAGCTGGGCACGGACCCGGCCACCGGCCACACGATCGTCGCCAAGGACGGCCGCTACGGCCCGTACGTCACGGAGGTCCTCCCCGAGGGCACCCCGAAGACGGGCAAGAACGCGGTCAAGCCGCGCACGGCGTCCCTGTTCAAGACGATGTCCCTCGACACGGTGACCCTCGACGAGGCCCTCAAGCTGATGTCGCTGCCGCGTGTCGTCGGCGCCGATGCCGAGGGCCAGGAGATCACCGCGCAGAACGGCCGCTACGGCCCGTACCTGAAGAAGGGCACGGACTCGCGCTCGCTCCAGGCCGAGGAGCAGCTCTTCACGATCACGCTGGAGGAGGCGCTGGCGATCTACGCCCAGCCCAAGCAGCGTGGCCGGGCCGCGGCCAAGCCGCCGCTGAAGGAGCTGGGCACCGACCCGGTCAGCGAGAAGCCGGTCGTGGTCAAGGACGGCCGCTTCGGTCCGTACGTCACCGACGGGGAGACCAACGCGACCCTGCGCTCCGGCGACAGCGTCGAGGACATCACCCCGGAGCGCGGTTACGAGCTGCTCGCCGAGAAGCGCGCCAAGGGGCCGGCGAAGAAGACCGCGAAGAAGGCGGCCAAGAAGGCGCCGGCGAAGAAGACGACGGCGGCCAAGAAGACCGCGGCGAAGAAGACCACGACCGCGAAGAAGACGACGGCGAAGAAGACCACCGCGAAGAAGACGGCCGCCAAGACGGCGACCGCCGCCAACTCCGCGGAGGACTGAGACCGTTCGAGTCCTGAGCGAAGCCGGACCTCCGCGTCCGGATCTTCGCCCGGGGTTCGGAAAGCGAACGCCCCGGCAACACTTCGGTGTCGGGGCGTGCGCATGCCATGCCGCGCCCTCCAGGGTGTCGGTGGCTCCCGATAGGCTGAACGCATGACGCGAGCCGACCACCCAACGGCCCCTCAGCCCGCCCCCGACGACGCCCTGGTCGCGGACTCCCGCGAGCGTGCCGTCCGCGCCCTGCTGCGACGACCGCAGCTGAAGCGGTTGTGGAGCGCACAGCTCGTGGGCGGCGTGGGGGACACCCTCGCCCTTCTCGTGCTGGTCGTCCTGGCACTGCAGGCGGCCATCGCCGAAGGTTCGTTCGGGGGCGGCTACCGGGGCGTGGCGTTCGCAGTGGCGACCGTTTTCGGGGTACGCATCCTCGCGACGCTGCTGTTCGGAGCCGTTCTGCTCGGCCCGCTCACCGCGCTCACCTCGCAGGACGGCCCGCTCGACCGCCGCTGGACCATGGTGGGCGCCGACGGGCTGCGCGCCGCGCTGCTCATCGTCGCGCCCCTGTGGATCGACTGGACGCCCGAGAACGCACTGGCCGTCCTGCTCGTCACGGCCTTCGTGATGGGGGTCGCCGAGCGGTTCTGGACGGTGTGCCGTGAGAGCGCCGCGCCCGCGCTGCTCCCCGCCCCGCCGCCGGAGGGGGCGACGATCCGGCCGCTGCCCGACCACATGGACGCCCTGCGCCGCCTGTCGCTGCGCACCGGCTTCGTGGCGATCCCCCTCGCGGCCGTCGCCCTGGTCGTCGCGGCCCTGTTCAACAACCTGCTGGGCGCCGGCATCGACTGGTTCGGCCAGCACCAGGCGGCCCTCGCCTCCTACGTGGCCGCAGGCCTGTTCGCCGCGTCCCTGTCCGTGCTGACCTTCCTGGAGCTGCCCGGCACGCGCACCCCGCGCGCGCGGTCGCCGCTCGAAGGCCTGCGCCGCCCGAAGACCGGCACCGGCTCCGACAAGGGCCGCACCGGCGCGATGCCGCTGCTGGTCCTGGCCTGCGCGGCCGTCGCCGCCGCGGTGTCGGCCGCCGTCGCCGTCGCCGTGCTGCACGCCAAGGACCTGGGCGGCGGCCCGGTCCTCTACGGCCTGTTCGTGGCCGCGCTGACCGGCGGTGTCGTCGTCGGCATCCGCACGGCGCCCGCCCTCGTGCCCGCCCTGTCGCGCCGCCGGCTGCTCGCGCTGACGATCGCCTTCACCGGCGTCGCCCTGCTGGCCGCCGGGCTGGTCCCGGACGTCACCACCGTGCTGCTGATCCTCGCGCTGGCCGGAGTCGGCGCGGGCCTGTCCGCCAACATCGGGCACACCCTGCTCGACCAGGAGACCGAGGAGTACCGCCGCTCCCGCACGACGGAGCACCTGCACGCGGTCGTCCGGGTCTGCGTGGCGCTCGGCGCGGTCATCGCCCCGCTGGTGGCGGCGGCGATCGGACCGCACCGGCTGGAGAGCGGCAAGTTCGTCTTCGCGCACGGCGGCGCGGCCTTCACGCTCATGCTGACCGGCGCATTGCTGCTGCCCGTCGCCGCGCTGGTGCTGGCCAAGGTCGACGACCGCTCCGGTGTGCCGCTGCGGCAGGACCTGAAGGACGCGCTGCTCGGCGGCGACGACCCCCGGCAGGGGGCGGCGGCCACCGGCTTCTTCATCGCCCTGGAGGGCGGCGACGGGGCCGGCAAGTCGACGCAGGCCGAGGCGCTCGCGGAGTGGATCCGCGCCAAGGGCCACGAGGTCGTGCTGACGCGCGAGCCGGGGGCGACGCCGGTGGGCAAGCGGCTGCGGTCGATCCTGCTGGATGTGTCGAGCGCGGGTCTGTCCCACCGCGCGGAGGCGCTGCTGTACGCGGCCGACCGGGCCGAGCACATCGACACTGTCGTACGGCCCGCCCTGGAGCGGGGCGCGGTCGTCATCTCCGACCGGTACATCGACTCGTCTGTCGCCTACCAGGGCGCCGGCCGTGATCTCTCGCCGACCGAGATCGCCCGGATCAACCGCTGGGCGACGAACGGGCTGGTGCCGCATCTGACCGTGCTGCTGGATGTCGCCCCGGAGACCGCGCGCGAGCGGTTCACCGAGGCGCCGGACCGACTGGAGTCGGAGCCCGCGGAGTTCCACGCGCGCGTGCGGGCCGGTTTCCTCACCCTGGCCGCGGCCGACGCCGGACGGTACCTGGTGGTGGACGCCGGCCAGGAGCCCGAGGCCGTCACGACGGTCATCCGGCACCGGCTCGACCAGGTGCTGCCGCTGTCGGAGGCCGAGATCAAGGCCCAGGAGGAGGCGCGGAAGAAGGCCGAGGAGGAGGCCCGTCGCAAGGCCGAGGAAGAGGCCGCCCGCAAGGCCGAGGAGGAGCGCCTGGAGCGCGAGCGCCAGGAGCAGCTCGCCAAGCTGCGCGCCGAGGAGGAGGAGCGCAAGCGCCGCGAGCTGGAGGAGGCGCAGCGCCGCGAGGCCGAACGGCAGGCGGAGGAGGCCCGGCGCCGGGCTGAGGAAGCGCGCAGGAAGGCCGAGGAGGAGCGGGCCCGGCTCCTCGCGGAGGAGAAGGCCCGCGCCGAGGAGGAGGCCCGCCGCAAGGCCGAGGAGGAGCGGCGCCGCAAGCAGGCCGAGGAGGAGGCGCGACTGCGTGCCGAGGCCGAGGCGGTCCGCCTGGAGAAGCAGCGCAAGGCCGAGGCGGCACTGCTGCGGGCCGAGGAGGCACGCCGGCTCGCGGAGGCGGCTGCCGCCGCGGCCGAGGCCGGGCCGAAGAACTCGTCCCCCAAGAGCTCCGCCCCGAAGAACTCGCCCGCGCAGGGTGCCGCGTCTGCCGCGGCCGCTCAGGACGCGGCGACCGTGCCCACCCCGGTGGTGACACCGGGCGGTGCGGGGGACGACACGACCGTGCTGCGCCCGGTGCGGGACGACGACCGGGGTGCGGGCCGGTCCTCCGGAGACTCCGAAGCCGAGGTGACGGCGGAGCTGCCGATGCCGCCGGCCGCCGGGGAGCAGACGGAGGTCCTGCCGCCGGTCCCGCCTCGCGCCGGGGACGAGACCGAGGTGCTGCCGCCGGTGCGCGACCGGGACGCCTCCGGAGCGGCCGACGAGACGGCGGTGCTGCCTCCGGTCCGCCCGGGGGACGCCGAGGAGACGGCCGTCCTCCCGCCGGTGCGCGGGGACGGACCGGCGGACCGGGTTCCGCCCGGGTACTTCCGGAAGGACGCCCCGGCCGCCCGGCCCGACGGCACCGAGGACCGTACGCGGGAGATGCCCCAGGTCGACCCCGACGGGACACCGCGCCGCCGCCGGTCCGACTGGGCCGAGGAGACGCCGCTGGACGACCTGCCCTCGCTGGCGGACGAGCTGCTCGGACCGCACGACGACGAGCCGGACGACAGGCGCGGACGCCGGGGCAGGGGCGGCCGGGGGCGCTGATGCCTGCGGCGGACTGCCGCGGGAGCACGGCTTCCCGTAGGGGTGGCCGGGGGCGCTGATGCCTCCGGCGGACTGCCGCGGGAGCACGGCTTCCCCCAGGGGCGCCCGGCGGCGCTGACGCCTCCCGCGGACCGCTGCGGGAAACCGGCCTCCGCACCGCGAGCCGGGTGGGGGGCGGCAGGCGATGTCAGTGGTCGCCCCCACAATGGATCTCGCAACGCGGAACGTGACGGAAGGGCGGCGTGACCCATGACCGTGTGGGACGACCTCGTCGGGCAGGAAAGGGTGAGCGAGCAGCTGGCCGCTGCCGCCCGGGATGCCGACGCCCTGGTCACCGCGGCCACCACCCGCACCCCGCCGCCCGAGGCGTCGAAGATGACGCACGCGTGGCTGTTCACCGGCCCGCCCGGCGCCGGGCGGAACCAGGCGGCGCGGGCGTTCGCGGCGGCGCTGCAGTGCGTCAGCCCCGACCGCGCCCTCGGCGGCTCCCCGGGCTGCGGCTTCTGCGACGGCTGCCACACGGCACTGATCGGCACGCACGCCGACGTCACCACCGTCGCCGCGGTCGGCACGCAGATCCTCGCCGACGACATGCGCGACACCGTCCGCAAGTCGTTCACGTCGCCGGCGAACGGCCGCTGGCAGATCATCCTCGTCGAGGACGCCGAGCGGCTGAACGAGAAGTCGGCCAACGCCGTCCTCAAGGCGGTGGAGGAGCCCGCCCCGCGCACGGTGTGGCTGCTGTGCGCCCCCTCCATCGAGGACGTCCTGCCGACCATCCGCTCCCGCTGCCGTCACCTGAACCTGAGCACACCCAGGGTCGACGCCATCGCCGACATGCTCGTCCGCCGCGAGGGCATCGAGCCGGACGTCGCCGCCGCCGCGGCCCGCGCGACCCAGGGCCATGTCGACCGGGCGCGCCGCCTGGCCACCGACCCGGCCGCGCGCGCCCGCCGCGCCGCCGTGCTCAGGCTGCCGCTGCGCGTCGAGGACATCGGCGGCGCGCTCAAGGCCGCCCAAGAGCTGGTCGACGCGGCCGCCGAGGACGCCAAGCAGCTCGCGGAGGAGACGGACTCCAAGGAGACCGAGGAGCTGAAGGCCGCGCTCGGCGCCGCCCAGGGCGGCCGCATGCCCCGGGGCACCGCGGGTGTGATGAAAGACCTGGAGGACAAGCAGAAGCGCCGCAGAACGCGCACGCAGCGTGACAGCCTCGACCTCGCCCTGACCGACCTCACGGCCTTCTACCGCGACGTCCTCGCCCTCCAGCTCGGCTCGCGCGTGGCCATCGCCAACGCGGACGCCGAGGACGCCCTGGAGCGACTCGCCCGGGGCAGCTCCCCGGAGTCCACCCTCCGCCGCATCGAGGCGATCGCCGCCTGCCGCGACGCCCTCGACCGCAACGTGGCGCCGCTGCTCGCGGTGGAGGCGATGACCATGGCACTCAGAGCGGGCTGAGGAACGGCAGGACACCCGGGCCGGACGTGCGGTTGACGCCGTAACTCGTACGAGGCACGACACGCACGCACGGCACTCATTCCGTCGCCCAGAGTTACGCTCGCTGGATGTACACACGGCGCACCCCCCGCTCCGCCTCCGGTGCCGGCGGTCTCCACCGCAGGACACGAAACCGGGCCAAGACCGCCGCCGGACTCCTCGCCACGGCTGCGCTGCTCGTCTCCGCCTGCTCCTCCGGCAGCGCGACGACGTCCGCCGCCTCCGCGGCGGCGGAGGCGGCACTGGTAGCGCTGCCGCAGGCCACGCCCGCGGCGCTCACGTCGTACTACGGGCAGAAGCCGGCCTGGCGCGGCTGCGGTGTGCCCGGCTTCGAGTGCGCCACCCTCAAGGCACCGCTCGACTACGCCGAGCCCTCCTCCGGCGACATCCGGCTGGCCGTCACCCGCAAGAAGGCCACGGGGCCCGGCAAGCGACTGGGCTCGCTGCTCGTGAACCCGGGCGGACCGGGCGGCTCGGCGATCGGCTACGTCCAGGCGTACGCGGGCA contains these protein-coding regions:
- a CDS encoding small secreted protein; this translates as MEGTKPVNKKLAAALSGGAVLVLALSGCGGDDSNEKLDSWAKQVCDAVQPQAKKIESANAAIQKETSDNSTPEDVQKTDAQAFQDMSDAYKAIGTAVNKAGAPDVENGEKKQQDAVKELNSISASYASLKKQVDGLDTKDQGEFADGLKDIATELDKLSQSGNDALRNLEEGEVGQAMAKQSSCNAATASAGATQS
- a CDS encoding N5-glutamine methyltransferase family protein gives rise to the protein MSNASQSPLPPLPASDRPEAAARLRDALLAASFTADGLLELLGAPAYAALARSETVPALRATRGDTPLEMLVRLFLLQQPVPQARVAEVLPVDACLESGWLARAGGDELVATVDVRPYGGPGGEDWFIVSDLGCAVGGAGGIGRREEGVVLGVGGASMTLAGITVRTPVAAALDLGTGSGIQALHAAQHATRVVATDLNPRALHITALTLALSGTAAADLREGSLFEPVRNDETYDLIVSNPPFVISPGARLTYRDGGMGGDDLCRTLVQQAGDRLSEGGFAQFLANWQHVEGEDWQDRLRSWVPPGCDAWIVQREVQDVNQYAELWLRDAGDHQGHAAEYQARYDAWLDEFEARKVKAVGFGWITLRRTNAAVPSLTVEEWPHPVEQPLGDTIRAHFDRLDHLRGHDDAALLEGHFRLAAEIVQEQVGLPGAEDPEHVVLRQHRGMRRATRVDTVGAGFAGVCDGTMSAGRILDAIAQLIGEDPVLLRDRTPAQIRLLVEQGFLEPVR
- the topA gene encoding type I DNA topoisomerase; translation: MSPTSETAKGGRRLVIVESPAKAKTIKGYLGPGYIVEASVGHIRDLPNGAAEVPEKYTGEVRRLGVDVEHDFAPIYVVNADKKAQVKKLKDLLKESDELFLATDEDREGEAIAWHLQEVLKPKVPVKRMVFHEITKAAIQAAVANPRQLNQKLVDAQETRRILDRLYGYEVSPVLWKKVMPRLSAGRVQSVATRLVVERERERIAFRSAEYWDLTGTFATGRAGDSSDPSSLVARLQTVDGRRVAQGRDFDSLGQLKSANTLHLDEANARALAAALEQTRFAVRSVESKPYRRSPYAPFRTTTMQQEASRKLGFGAKATMQVAQKLYENGYITYMRTDSTTLSDTAVAAARAQVTQLYGADYLPPQPRTYAGKVKNAQEAHEAIRPSGDRFRTPAETGLTGDQFKLYELIWKRTVASQMKDATGNSVTVKIGGTAADGRDVEFSASGKTITFHGFLKAYVEGADDPNAELDDRERRLPQVSEGDALSAQEITVDGHATKPPARYTEASLVKELEEREIGRPSTYASIIGTILDRGYVFKKGTALVPSFLSFAVVNLLEKHFGRLVDYDFTAKMEDDLDRIARGEAQSVPWLKRFYFGEGTASGGAADAGNGDGDHLGGLKELVTDLGAIDAREVSSFPVGNDIVLRVGRYGPYIERGEKDTEQHQRADIPDDLAPDELTVDLAEELLAKPSGDYELGTDPATGHTIVAKDGRYGPYVTEVLPEGTPKTGKNAVKPRTASLFKTMSLDTVTLDEALKLMSLPRVVGADAEGQEITAQNGRYGPYLKKGTDSRSLQAEEQLFTITLEEALAIYAQPKQRGRAAAKPPLKELGTDPVSEKPVVVKDGRFGPYVTDGETNATLRSGDSVEDITPERGYELLAEKRAKGPAKKTAKKAAKKAPAKKTTAAKKTAAKKTTTAKKTTAKKTTAKKTAAKTATAANSAED
- the tmk gene encoding dTMP kinase; this encodes MTRADHPTAPQPAPDDALVADSRERAVRALLRRPQLKRLWSAQLVGGVGDTLALLVLVVLALQAAIAEGSFGGGYRGVAFAVATVFGVRILATLLFGAVLLGPLTALTSQDGPLDRRWTMVGADGLRAALLIVAPLWIDWTPENALAVLLVTAFVMGVAERFWTVCRESAAPALLPAPPPEGATIRPLPDHMDALRRLSLRTGFVAIPLAAVALVVAALFNNLLGAGIDWFGQHQAALASYVAAGLFAASLSVLTFLELPGTRTPRARSPLEGLRRPKTGTGSDKGRTGAMPLLVLACAAVAAAVSAAVAVAVLHAKDLGGGPVLYGLFVAALTGGVVVGIRTAPALVPALSRRRLLALTIAFTGVALLAAGLVPDVTTVLLILALAGVGAGLSANIGHTLLDQETEEYRRSRTTEHLHAVVRVCVALGAVIAPLVAAAIGPHRLESGKFVFAHGGAAFTLMLTGALLLPVAALVLAKVDDRSGVPLRQDLKDALLGGDDPRQGAAATGFFIALEGGDGAGKSTQAEALAEWIRAKGHEVVLTREPGATPVGKRLRSILLDVSSAGLSHRAEALLYAADRAEHIDTVVRPALERGAVVISDRYIDSSVAYQGAGRDLSPTEIARINRWATNGLVPHLTVLLDVAPETARERFTEAPDRLESEPAEFHARVRAGFLTLAAADAGRYLVVDAGQEPEAVTTVIRHRLDQVLPLSEAEIKAQEEARKKAEEEARRKAEEEAARKAEEERLERERQEQLAKLRAEEEERKRRELEEAQRREAERQAEEARRRAEEARRKAEEERARLLAEEKARAEEEARRKAEEERRRKQAEEEARLRAEAEAVRLEKQRKAEAALLRAEEARRLAEAAAAAAEAGPKNSSPKSSAPKNSPAQGAASAAAAQDAATVPTPVVTPGGAGDDTTVLRPVRDDDRGAGRSSGDSEAEVTAELPMPPAAGEQTEVLPPVPPRAGDETEVLPPVRDRDASGAADETAVLPPVRPGDAEETAVLPPVRGDGPADRVPPGYFRKDAPAARPDGTEDRTREMPQVDPDGTPRRRRSDWAEETPLDDLPSLADELLGPHDDEPDDRRGRRGRGGRGR
- a CDS encoding DNA polymerase III subunit delta' — translated: MTVWDDLVGQERVSEQLAAAARDADALVTAATTRTPPPEASKMTHAWLFTGPPGAGRNQAARAFAAALQCVSPDRALGGSPGCGFCDGCHTALIGTHADVTTVAAVGTQILADDMRDTVRKSFTSPANGRWQIILVEDAERLNEKSANAVLKAVEEPAPRTVWLLCAPSIEDVLPTIRSRCRHLNLSTPRVDAIADMLVRREGIEPDVAAAAARATQGHVDRARRLATDPAARARRAAVLRLPLRVEDIGGALKAAQELVDAAAEDAKQLAEETDSKETEELKAALGAAQGGRMPRGTAGVMKDLEDKQKRRRTRTQRDSLDLALTDLTAFYRDVLALQLGSRVAIANADAEDALERLARGSSPESTLRRIEAIAACRDALDRNVAPLLAVEAMTMALRAG